Proteins encoded in a region of the Nicotiana tomentosiformis chromosome 9, ASM39032v3, whole genome shotgun sequence genome:
- the LOC138899036 gene encoding uncharacterized protein, with translation MASYRALYERRCRLSIGWFKPVEARLLGTNLVCDALKKVKVIQDRLHTAQSRQESYADWKVRDMAYMVGENALLRVSPMKGVMQFGKKGKLRPRFISLFEILEKVGEVANWLVLPPRLAGIHLVFHASIVP, from the coding sequence ATGGCATCGTATCGGGCCTTATATGAGAGGCGATGTCGTTTGTCGATTGGTTGGTTTAAGCCCgttgaggctagattgttgggcactaatttggtttgtgatgctttaaagaaggttaaggtgattcaggatcgacttcacacagctcagtccaggcaggaGAGTTATGCGGACTGGAAGGTTCGAGATATGGCTTACATGGTAGGTGAGAATGCTCTTCTCCgtgtgtcacctatgaagggcgtgatgcagtttgggaagaagggcaagttgagaccgaGGTTTATTAGCCTGTTTGAGATCTTGGAgaaagttggggaggttgctaaTTGGCTTGTATTGCCTCCTAGACTAGCGGGGATACATCTAGTATTCCATGCTTCGATAGTACCATGA